One region of Natronobacterium texcoconense genomic DNA includes:
- a CDS encoding penicillin acylase family protein has translation MWIRRDVPITVKRETTRRGLLAGALAAGIGGLTVSGAGELLDSFAPLSGRAWNAADRELSESVENPYGDATVRYDDYGVPTIEGDDEEAAYFVVGYVQAYDRLFQLDLQRRVMRGQVSELVGEATLEDDEFHVAMDFAGAAEATWEHVADTPAGPLVEAYADGVNAAMEREQLPLEFELLDYEPREWTPVDSMLMEKQISWDLTGSFSELRRAVIADRLGEDVLEELYPERMDHDVPILRETVEENDENGNGNDGNDSPFSTLENDAVGRELTSWLSRFESPTGVGSNSWVVAGEHTESGSPIVAYDPHLTLMTPPLWYEQHVETPETSVRGATFPGVPFIITGANETGTWSFTNVGADVLDCYEYDLRESNEGSSDDGDENSDDHHLSSTDADEYRYGDEWREFETEERTIPVADGEDRTFTIKKTVHGPVLEREGQTVGVAWTGHTATRTTEAIYEFERSGGLEEVLEATRRFDLPTQNLVYADADGRTMYFVTGKLPVRTIDGEVVTGNQIFDGSEGEGEWTGFTPFGESSWDEEGAGFVPFASKPHAIDPDVLATANQRVTDDPTYYVGVDYATPYRGGRIYDRLDDRLENGESTDLEFHRELQNDTYDGRATQLVPDLVEAVENYGTISDVLDDAAETLAEWEYHMDRDSYPALLFARWLEHYRREVFEPEFEEADLDDSYYPNDWVLATLPEDSDWFDDSRDERMVAALETALEEIDAEGWETYGDWNTTAPIEHPFGVEAPFLDYEKRPADGSEATVKNYRVDSAVGASWRMVVEPGGEAQAILPGGNSGDYFSDHYGDQFEMWLEGEQKPMDRTIEGDVDVSFEQSEGAE, from the coding sequence GACCACACGGCGTGGCCTCCTCGCGGGAGCCCTCGCCGCCGGAATCGGCGGGCTCACCGTGAGCGGTGCCGGGGAACTGCTCGATTCGTTCGCGCCGCTGTCGGGCCGCGCCTGGAACGCCGCGGACAGAGAACTCTCGGAGTCGGTGGAGAACCCGTACGGCGACGCCACCGTCCGGTACGACGACTACGGCGTCCCGACGATCGAGGGCGACGACGAGGAGGCGGCGTACTTCGTCGTCGGCTACGTCCAGGCCTACGACCGGCTCTTCCAGCTCGACCTGCAGCGTCGAGTCATGCGCGGACAGGTCTCCGAACTCGTCGGCGAGGCGACCCTCGAGGACGACGAGTTCCACGTCGCGATGGACTTCGCCGGTGCCGCGGAAGCGACCTGGGAGCACGTCGCCGACACACCTGCGGGGCCGCTGGTCGAGGCCTACGCGGACGGCGTCAACGCGGCGATGGAGCGAGAACAGCTCCCGCTCGAGTTCGAACTGCTCGACTACGAGCCCCGCGAGTGGACGCCGGTCGACTCGATGCTGATGGAAAAACAGATCTCCTGGGACCTGACGGGAAGTTTCAGCGAGCTTCGGCGTGCGGTGATCGCCGACCGACTGGGCGAGGACGTCCTCGAGGAGCTGTATCCCGAGCGGATGGACCACGACGTGCCGATCCTCCGGGAGACAGTCGAAGAGAACGACGAAAACGGGAACGGCAACGACGGAAACGACTCGCCGTTCAGTACTCTCGAGAACGATGCCGTCGGCCGGGAGCTGACGAGTTGGCTCTCGCGGTTCGAGTCCCCGACGGGCGTCGGCTCGAATAGCTGGGTCGTCGCCGGCGAGCACACCGAGAGCGGTTCACCCATCGTCGCCTACGATCCCCACCTCACGCTGATGACGCCGCCGCTGTGGTACGAACAGCACGTCGAGACGCCCGAGACGTCGGTCCGAGGTGCGACGTTTCCGGGCGTCCCGTTCATCATCACCGGCGCGAACGAGACGGGGACGTGGTCGTTCACCAACGTCGGCGCGGACGTGCTGGACTGTTACGAGTACGACCTGCGGGAGTCGAACGAGGGCTCGAGCGACGACGGAGACGAGAACAGTGACGATCACCACCTCTCGAGTACCGACGCCGACGAGTATCGCTACGGCGACGAGTGGCGCGAGTTCGAGACCGAAGAACGGACGATTCCCGTCGCCGACGGCGAGGATCGAACGTTCACGATCAAGAAGACCGTCCACGGCCCCGTCCTCGAGCGCGAGGGACAGACGGTCGGCGTCGCCTGGACCGGCCACACCGCGACGCGGACGACGGAAGCGATCTACGAGTTCGAACGCAGCGGGGGGCTGGAGGAGGTTCTCGAGGCGACGCGGCGGTTCGACCTGCCGACCCAGAACCTCGTCTACGCCGACGCGGACGGCCGGACGATGTACTTCGTCACCGGAAAACTCCCCGTCCGAACGATCGACGGCGAGGTCGTCACGGGCAACCAGATCTTCGACGGCTCCGAAGGCGAAGGCGAGTGGACCGGTTTCACGCCCTTCGGCGAGTCGTCGTGGGACGAAGAGGGTGCAGGGTTCGTCCCGTTCGCGTCGAAACCTCACGCGATCGATCCCGACGTGCTCGCGACCGCAAACCAGCGCGTGACGGACGACCCCACCTACTACGTCGGGGTCGACTACGCGACGCCGTACCGCGGCGGGCGGATCTACGATCGGCTCGACGACCGACTCGAGAACGGCGAGTCGACCGACCTCGAGTTCCACCGCGAACTGCAAAACGACACGTACGACGGCCGAGCGACCCAGCTAGTGCCAGACCTCGTCGAAGCTGTCGAGAACTACGGGACGATTTCGGATGTCCTCGACGACGCCGCCGAGACGCTCGCGGAGTGGGAGTACCACATGGATCGGGACTCGTACCCCGCACTACTGTTCGCCCGCTGGCTCGAGCACTACCGCCGGGAAGTCTTCGAACCCGAGTTCGAGGAGGCCGACCTGGACGACTCCTACTACCCGAACGACTGGGTGCTCGCGACGCTTCCCGAGGATAGCGACTGGTTCGACGACTCGCGGGACGAACGGATGGTCGCCGCGCTCGAGACGGCGCTCGAGGAGATCGACGCAGAGGGCTGGGAAACCTACGGCGACTGGAACACGACGGCTCCGATCGAGCACCCCTTCGGCGTCGAAGCGCCGTTTCTCGACTACGAGAAGCGGCCGGCCGACGGCTCGGAGGCGACGGTCAAGAACTACCGCGTCGACTCCGCGGTCGGCGCGAGCTGGCGGATGGTCGTCGAACCCGGCGGCGAGGCACAGGCGATCCTCCCCGGCGGCAACTCGGGAGACTACTTCTCGGACCACTACGGCGACCAGTTCGAGATGTGGCTCGAGGGAGAACAGAAACCGATGGATCGAACGATCGAAGGAGACGTCGACGTCTCCTTTGAGCAATCGGAGGGGGCCGAATGA
- a CDS encoding aldo/keto reductase, giving the protein MEYTTLGNTGMEVSRLCLGCMSFGSSDWREWVLEDEESKEIIERAIDLGINFFDTANMYSKGESERILGEALEGHREESVVATKGYFQMREDDPNSGGLSRKAVEQELEASRKRLGMDTVDLYQIHRWDYDTPIETTLKTLNDAVRRGHVRYIGASSMWAHQFAESLYTSDELGLERFVTMQNHYNLVYREEEREMLPLCEKENIGVMPWSPLARGYLTRPHEEIDATERGEAEENMYEHPYREGGGREINERVAELAADNGVTMAQIALAWLLDKEWVDAPIIGTTSVEHLEQAVEALEISLSASDVAYLEEPYEPVPVSGHD; this is encoded by the coding sequence ATGGAGTATACGACCCTCGGAAACACCGGTATGGAGGTCAGTCGACTCTGCCTCGGTTGCATGAGCTTTGGCTCGAGCGACTGGCGCGAGTGGGTGCTCGAGGACGAGGAGAGCAAGGAGATCATCGAGCGAGCGATCGACCTCGGGATCAACTTCTTCGATACGGCGAACATGTACTCGAAAGGCGAGTCCGAACGCATCCTCGGCGAAGCCCTCGAGGGCCACCGCGAGGAGTCGGTCGTCGCGACGAAAGGCTACTTCCAGATGCGCGAAGACGACCCCAACTCGGGTGGACTCTCCCGAAAGGCCGTAGAGCAGGAACTCGAGGCCAGCCGCAAACGACTGGGGATGGACACGGTCGACCTATACCAGATCCACCGCTGGGATTACGACACACCAATCGAGACGACGCTGAAAACGCTGAATGATGCCGTTCGACGCGGACACGTCCGCTATATCGGCGCGTCGTCGATGTGGGCTCACCAGTTCGCCGAGTCGCTGTACACGAGCGACGAACTGGGCCTCGAGCGGTTCGTCACGATGCAAAACCACTACAACCTGGTCTATCGCGAGGAAGAACGCGAGATGCTGCCTCTCTGCGAGAAGGAAAATATCGGCGTCATGCCGTGGTCGCCGCTCGCCAGAGGCTATCTCACCCGTCCGCACGAGGAGATCGACGCGACGGAACGGGGCGAGGCCGAAGAGAACATGTACGAACACCCCTACCGCGAGGGCGGGGGCCGGGAGATCAACGAGCGCGTCGCCGAACTCGCCGCCGACAACGGTGTGACGATGGCCCAGATCGCGCTGGCCTGGCTGCTGGACAAGGAGTGGGTCGACGCGCCGATCATCGGCACGACGAGCGTCGAACACCTGGAACAGGCCGTCGAAGCGCTCGAGATTTCGCTGTCGGCTTCTGACGTGGCCTATCTCGAGGAGCCGTACGAGCCGGTTCCAGTGTCGGGCCACGACTGA
- the tenA gene encoding thiaminase II encodes MAFSDQLLEDGESIWDAQKRHPFVRELAAGTLDEEAFLTWVRQDYRYLLDYARVFAIGGAKARDEETMTHLLGVAHEILDFEMDLHREFAADYGIEPTELETVQKSPTCVAYTNYLVRTAHEGSLAEIAAAIYPCGQGYLDIAEHMAENLETADNPYVPFVEKYTSDEFREAVDWMRAFVDRCGERHPGEHEAMREAFLTSARLEHQFWEMAYTQEGWETTAIEE; translated from the coding sequence ATGGCGTTCAGCGATCAACTCCTCGAGGACGGCGAATCGATCTGGGACGCACAGAAGCGACACCCCTTCGTTCGGGAACTCGCAGCAGGGACCTTGGACGAGGAGGCGTTCCTGACCTGGGTCCGCCAGGATTACCGGTACCTGCTGGACTACGCTCGAGTCTTCGCTATCGGCGGCGCGAAGGCCCGCGACGAGGAGACGATGACGCACCTGCTAGGCGTCGCCCACGAAATATTGGACTTCGAGATGGACCTCCACCGCGAGTTCGCCGCCGACTACGGGATCGAACCTACGGAACTCGAGACCGTCCAGAAGTCGCCGACTTGCGTCGCCTACACGAACTACCTCGTGCGGACCGCTCACGAGGGTTCGCTCGCCGAAATCGCAGCGGCGATCTACCCCTGCGGACAGGGCTACCTCGACATCGCCGAGCACATGGCGGAAAACCTTGAAACGGCGGACAACCCCTACGTCCCGTTCGTCGAGAAGTACACCAGCGACGAGTTCCGCGAGGCCGTCGACTGGATGCGCGCGTTCGTCGACCGCTGTGGCGAACGCCACCCCGGCGAACACGAAGCCATGCGCGAGGCGTTCCTGACGAGTGCCCGACTCGAGCACCAGTTCTGGGAGATGGCGTACACGCAGGAAGGGTGGGAGACGACGGCAATCGAGGAGTAA
- a CDS encoding guanosine monophosphate reductase, with product MNDIRTGLSYGDVLLVPQRSPVDSRSDVDLSTNLTPNIELETPLVSAAMDTVTEADLAIALAEAGGIGTIHRFLTVEDQAAEVEAVADAGQPVTAAVGINENYCDRTAALLEAGASAIVVDVAHGHMERTLEATEELRSTFPDVDLIVGNVATPEGVEDLAEAGADCVKVGVGPGSHCTTRKVAGAGVPQLTAVDDCADVARKLDVTVVADGGIRTSGDAVKALMAGADTVMLGSLFAGTEEAPSEIVEVDGVRYKRSRGMATTAAANERNDKSENVRADEGVEGLTPYKGPVEDVASEFCAGIKSGLSYCGGHTIPDARATAEFIRVAASAREREGAHTDDEWETVSVDSMDTATADD from the coding sequence ATGAACGACATCAGGACGGGACTCAGCTACGGTGACGTGCTGCTGGTTCCGCAACGATCGCCCGTCGATAGTCGTAGCGACGTCGATCTCTCGACGAACCTCACGCCGAATATCGAACTCGAGACGCCACTGGTCTCGGCCGCGATGGACACGGTCACGGAGGCCGATCTCGCGATTGCGCTCGCGGAAGCCGGCGGCATCGGAACGATCCACCGGTTCCTGACCGTCGAAGACCAGGCAGCCGAGGTCGAAGCCGTCGCAGACGCCGGGCAACCAGTCACTGCCGCAGTCGGCATCAACGAGAACTACTGTGACCGGACGGCGGCCCTGCTCGAGGCCGGCGCGTCGGCGATCGTCGTCGACGTCGCCCACGGACACATGGAACGAACGCTTGAGGCGACCGAGGAACTTCGCTCGACGTTCCCCGACGTCGACCTGATCGTGGGGAACGTAGCGACGCCCGAGGGCGTCGAAGATCTCGCCGAGGCCGGTGCAGACTGCGTCAAGGTCGGCGTCGGACCGGGCTCTCACTGTACGACCCGGAAAGTCGCGGGGGCCGGCGTACCACAGTTGACGGCCGTCGACGACTGTGCCGACGTCGCCCGGAAACTCGACGTCACTGTCGTCGCCGACGGCGGAATCCGGACCTCCGGCGACGCGGTGAAGGCGCTGATGGCCGGCGCGGACACGGTGATGCTCGGGAGTCTCTTCGCCGGCACCGAGGAAGCGCCGAGCGAGATCGTCGAAGTCGACGGCGTTCGGTACAAGCGATCCCGCGGCATGGCGACGACCGCGGCGGCGAACGAACGAAACGACAAGAGCGAGAACGTCCGCGCCGACGAGGGCGTCGAGGGGCTGACGCCGTACAAGGGACCCGTCGAAGACGTCGCCTCGGAGTTCTGTGCCGGCATCAAGTCTGGGCTCTCCTACTGCGGCGGCCACACGATTCCGGACGCGCGAGCGACGGCGGAGTTCATCCGCGTCGCGGCGAGCGCCAGGGAACGGGAGGGAGCCCACACCGACGACGAGTGGGAGACGGTCAGCGTCGACAGCATGGATACCGCGACGGCGGACGACTAA
- a CDS encoding FAD-dependent oxidoreductase, giving the protein MTETFVIVGGDAAGMSAASKAKRDDPDLEVVVFEKGEWVSYGACGLPYYVKGEIQSLESLVSVTPEEFREERGIDLRTGHEVVAIDPDERTVTAESPSGEVVQPYDHLLLATGAEAVVPPIEGTDREGVYTLGSMSDGKELREYVARARTGESFQQPDRGPACRYLEDCAGPVAVVGGGYVGIEMAEALAANDFEVTLFQRGDRLLKGFSEATSDRVVTHLEEQSVDVRLGAEVQKIAGDDIVEAVVTPTARIPVEMVLLGTGVRPRTALAEDAGIELGSTGAIATDAYRETNVPDVYAAGDCAEAFHVVTGEPTYAPLALTANRHGRAVGQTVGGTPTEGGGVAGTAAVKAFDVEAARTGLLDLEEGRAAGFDPVAETITAKSRAGYYPEGGDVTVTLTADRDTGRVLGASLVSEYGEGAVHRSHAIVGALEEDATVFDLENYDLAYAPPFNTTWDPVLVAAKVLGGNLRSA; this is encoded by the coding sequence ATGACCGAGACGTTCGTGATCGTCGGCGGTGACGCAGCGGGTATGTCCGCAGCGAGCAAAGCGAAACGCGACGACCCCGACCTCGAGGTGGTCGTCTTCGAGAAAGGCGAGTGGGTTTCCTATGGGGCCTGCGGGCTTCCCTACTACGTCAAAGGCGAGATCCAGTCGCTCGAGTCCCTCGTCTCGGTGACGCCCGAGGAGTTCCGCGAGGAACGAGGGATCGATCTGCGGACCGGCCACGAGGTCGTCGCGATCGACCCCGACGAACGGACGGTCACTGCCGAGAGTCCGTCGGGCGAGGTCGTCCAGCCGTACGATCACCTGCTGCTCGCGACCGGAGCCGAGGCCGTCGTCCCGCCGATCGAGGGCACCGACCGCGAGGGCGTCTACACGCTCGGCTCGATGAGCGACGGAAAAGAACTCAGGGAGTACGTCGCTCGCGCCCGCACCGGCGAGTCCTTCCAGCAACCGGACCGCGGGCCGGCCTGTCGCTATCTCGAGGACTGTGCCGGCCCCGTCGCGGTCGTCGGCGGCGGGTACGTCGGGATCGAGATGGCCGAGGCGCTGGCCGCGAACGACTTCGAGGTGACGCTGTTCCAGCGGGGTGACCGGCTGCTGAAAGGGTTTAGCGAGGCGACGAGCGACCGCGTGGTGACCCACCTCGAGGAGCAGAGTGTCGACGTACGGCTCGGCGCCGAAGTCCAGAAAATCGCCGGAGATGACATCGTCGAGGCGGTCGTCACCCCGACCGCCCGGATTCCTGTGGAGATGGTGTTGCTCGGAACGGGCGTCCGACCCCGAACCGCTCTCGCGGAGGATGCCGGGATCGAACTCGGGTCGACCGGTGCGATCGCGACCGACGCCTATCGGGAGACGAACGTTCCCGACGTCTACGCGGCCGGCGACTGTGCCGAGGCGTTCCACGTCGTTACCGGAGAACCGACCTACGCACCGCTGGCACTCACCGCCAACCGCCACGGTCGTGCGGTCGGGCAAACCGTCGGGGGAACGCCGACCGAAGGCGGCGGCGTCGCGGGAACGGCCGCCGTCAAAGCGTTCGACGTCGAGGCCGCACGAACCGGACTGCTCGACCTCGAGGAGGGTCGAGCGGCCGGGTTCGATCCCGTCGCCGAGACGATCACCGCGAAATCGCGGGCTGGGTACTATCCCGAGGGTGGCGACGTGACGGTCACGCTGACCGCCGACCGCGACACCGGCCGGGTGCTGGGCGCGAGCCTCGTCAGCGAGTACGGCGAAGGTGCGGTTCACCGCAGCCACGCGATCGTCGGGGCACTCGAAGAGGACGCGACCGTCTTCGACCTCGAGAACTACGACCTCGCGTACGCACCGCCTTTCAACACGACGTGGGACCCCGTACTCGTCGCTGCGAAGGTGCTCGGTGGGAACCTGCGGTCGGCGTAG
- a CDS encoding peroxidase-related enzyme (This protein belongs to a clade of uncharacterized proteins related to peroxidases such as the alkylhydroperoxidase AhpD.), whose amino-acid sequence MTHVPYRDPDDLEASQRERLIDPWREHFGYVSLFRKVLLHDPDTLAAWDRYYRGVMTDGEDISGAEKEIAFVVAAAVDDCPYCIANHGEWLVEEHGYSMAEFERLVVGEFEGFTDRERAVATVAEQLARDPSGVTGEHLRSLREVGFDDSDIVELFVAICTLLSASALMQGLDVDPGDADRDLAAYAPDGR is encoded by the coding sequence ATGACACACGTCCCATACCGCGATCCGGACGACCTCGAGGCGAGTCAGCGCGAGCGGTTGATCGACCCGTGGCGGGAGCACTTCGGCTACGTCTCCCTGTTCCGGAAGGTGTTGTTGCACGATCCGGACACGCTCGCGGCCTGGGACCGGTACTACCGCGGCGTGATGACAGACGGCGAGGACATCAGCGGCGCCGAGAAGGAAATCGCGTTCGTCGTCGCCGCGGCCGTCGACGACTGTCCGTACTGTATCGCCAACCACGGCGAGTGGCTCGTCGAGGAACACGGCTACTCGATGGCGGAGTTCGAGCGACTCGTCGTCGGCGAGTTCGAGGGATTCACCGACCGCGAGCGAGCCGTCGCGACCGTCGCGGAACAGCTCGCCCGCGATCCCTCGGGCGTGACGGGGGAACACCTGCGCTCGCTTCGCGAGGTCGGTTTCGACGACAGCGATATCGTGGAACTGTTCGTCGCGATCTGTACGCTTTTGTCCGCCAGCGCGCTGATGCAGGGGCTGGACGTCGATCCGGGCGACGCCGACCGGGATCTCGCGGCGTACGCGCCCGACGGCCGCTGA
- a CDS encoding alpha/beta fold hydrolase: MDWETWSDKQDETTVTVDGHDLEVAYYDEGSGEPVVFCHGIPTSSFLWRHAAPELADDYRVIAPDMVGYGNSAMYDGFDRSIRAQEAMIDDLLEGLGLESVSFVGHDLGGGVGLRYAVHQPDAVSKLVLSNAVCYDSWPIQRIVDLGLPDTIEDTTVDELQEMLRGIYEGTLYADDPAEEFVEGMVGQWASEEAKTSLSRNAIGTNTSHTTEIDHTAVEAETLVLWGAEDEFQPIEYAERLEEDVDDAELVGLEANHWVPEDRPEEYLEHLEEFLAS, from the coding sequence ATGGACTGGGAGACGTGGTCCGACAAACAGGACGAAACGACGGTGACCGTCGACGGCCACGACCTCGAGGTCGCCTACTACGACGAGGGGTCGGGGGAGCCGGTCGTGTTCTGTCACGGCATTCCGACGTCGTCGTTTCTCTGGCGTCACGCCGCGCCCGAACTGGCCGACGACTACCGCGTGATCGCGCCCGACATGGTCGGTTACGGCAACTCGGCGATGTACGACGGGTTCGACCGCTCGATTCGCGCCCAGGAGGCGATGATCGACGACCTGCTCGAGGGACTGGGACTCGAGTCCGTCTCGTTCGTCGGTCACGACCTCGGTGGCGGCGTCGGCCTCCGGTACGCGGTCCACCAGCCAGACGCCGTCTCGAAACTGGTGCTCTCGAACGCGGTCTGTTACGACTCGTGGCCGATCCAGCGGATCGTCGACCTCGGACTGCCCGATACCATCGAGGACACGACCGTCGACGAACTCCAGGAGATGCTCCGCGGAATCTACGAGGGGACCCTGTACGCCGACGATCCCGCCGAAGAGTTCGTCGAGGGGATGGTCGGTCAGTGGGCCTCCGAAGAAGCCAAGACCTCGCTCTCGCGGAACGCCATCGGGACGAACACCTCCCACACCACCGAGATCGATCACACCGCAGTCGAGGCCGAGACGCTCGTGCTGTGGGGTGCGGAAGACGAGTTTCAGCCGATCGAGTACGCCGAACGACTCGAGGAGGACGTCGACGACGCCGAACTCGTCGGCCTCGAGGCCAACCACTGGGTGCCCGAGGACCGGCCCGAGGAGTACCTCGAGCACCTGGAGGAGTTCCTGGCGTCCTGA
- a CDS encoding HVO_A0114 family putative DNA-binding protein, producing the protein MGTPNAEVAVYRCGSCGDYALGTDESTCCDVEPIAADDTVPIDSPDEAEVMGTVFDVSETELEICRQMMAMEEATIRELTEAVDRDRSVVTRHLDHLVELGVVEKQSRVRSSGGRVNVYTHRPVDAVRRQFKLGLVTWTNEALDLVDDLSAEKAERLVDSTARGSERIAVEDDE; encoded by the coding sequence ATGGGAACACCTAACGCAGAGGTCGCGGTGTACCGTTGTGGTTCGTGTGGCGACTACGCACTGGGAACGGACGAGTCTACCTGTTGTGACGTCGAGCCGATCGCTGCCGACGACACCGTGCCGATCGACTCGCCGGACGAGGCGGAGGTCATGGGGACCGTGTTCGACGTCTCCGAAACGGAACTCGAGATCTGTCGGCAGATGATGGCGATGGAGGAGGCGACGATTCGAGAACTCACAGAGGCAGTCGATCGCGACCGCAGCGTCGTCACCCGGCACCTCGACCACCTCGTCGAACTCGGCGTCGTCGAGAAGCAGTCACGGGTCCGCTCCAGTGGCGGGCGCGTCAACGTGTACACCCACCGGCCGGTCGACGCCGTTCGCCGGCAGTTCAAACTCGGCCTGGTGACCTGGACGAACGAGGCTCTCGACCTCGTCGACGATCTGAGCGCGGAGAAGGCCGAGCGCCTGGTCGATAGTACCGCTCGCGGATCCGAACGGATCGCTGTCGAAGACGACGAGTAA
- a CDS encoding cysteine hydrolase, protein MGDITIDPRNTAVLFTDPQVDALKPEGVMWDQVGDLVEEHDVVSKLERLQDAAREGDVPVFYSPHYYDDDEFESWEELNGIDQKMFDAEMYHVDGEGSNIIPELEPDDNTFVLSSHKHLSGFWANDIQAQFTKRGIDTIVIAGMFANLCVESHIRDAIENGFKVVAVTDATAAPGEDFLEAAKTNAEMLAHETAQTDDVVDRLRNAPQTSPIEAEE, encoded by the coding sequence ATGGGAGACATCACGATCGATCCACGAAACACGGCCGTTCTGTTCACCGACCCCCAGGTCGACGCGCTCAAACCCGAGGGCGTCATGTGGGACCAGGTCGGCGACCTCGTCGAGGAACACGACGTCGTCTCGAAACTCGAGCGCCTGCAGGACGCCGCCCGCGAGGGCGACGTCCCGGTGTTCTACTCGCCGCACTACTACGACGACGACGAGTTCGAAAGCTGGGAAGAGCTGAACGGGATCGACCAGAAGATGTTCGACGCCGAGATGTATCACGTCGACGGAGAGGGGAGCAACATCATCCCCGAACTCGAGCCCGACGACAACACGTTCGTGCTCTCGTCGCACAAACACCTCAGCGGCTTCTGGGCGAACGACATCCAGGCCCAGTTCACGAAACGCGGAATCGACACGATCGTCATCGCGGGGATGTTCGCGAACCTCTGTGTCGAATCCCACATCCGTGACGCCATCGAGAACGGATTCAAGGTCGTCGCCGTCACCGACGCGACTGCGGCACCGGGCGAAGACTTCCTCGAGGCGGCAAAGACGAACGCCGAAATGCTGGCCCACGAGACGGCACAGACTGACGACGTCGTCGATCGGCTTCGAAACGCGCCACAGACCAGCCCGATCGAAGCAGAAGAGTGA